DNA sequence from the Bacteroidales bacterium genome:
TTTATGCCTCCTATTTTGAGGATGGGATCATATAGACATATTGCAACACATGAACCTAATATTGTATTAACATTTGTAGGTGTACGGCTTGCGTATAATGTTGATGGATAAAGAAAATATTGTTGAATTTCAATCATTTACTAATTTCTAAAACTCTTCAACATCACTAAAAAAAGTCTCGTTTGCATCGGAAGCAAAACCTTCAGATCGAGCATCTGATTCAGGTATTACAATCGTAAAGCAAGCTCCTTTCTCAATTTCGCTATCAACCTCAATTCGACCTTTAAGCATATCTATTAAAGCCTTAGAAACAGATAATCCAAGTCCATGTCCCCTATTTATGGAGTTAATCCCTGAATCGAGACGATTGAAACGATCAAAGATTATGGCATGATTTTCTTTTGAAATTCCGATACCATAATCCTTTACATATATTTTCAGATCATTTTCTGCTACCCAAATTTTGATGTCTATTTGATTATTCTCAAAACTAAAGTTGATTGCATTCCGGGTTAAATTTGAAAGTATAAGCTTCAATTTCTCTGGATCGGTTTTAAATACAAAACTTTTAGTTTCATCTGGTCCTTCTTGGTGTTGAACTTTAAAAATCAACTTTTTTTTCTTTGCCTCATATTTAAATGATTCTAAAACACTATCTAAAAGGTTATTAACATCTACAGTAAAAATTTCCGGGTAAATATCACCAGCTTCAATCTTTGCCGCAACAAATATGTTTCGGAATTGAAAATCGAGGCTAAAAGCTTCCTCATGAATGAGTGCAATCATCGAAAAAACTCTTTTCCAATTCTCTTTATCAACAGAAAGAATTGCTTTAGACAATCCAAGAATTGAGGTGAAAGGATTAATAATCTCGTTGGTTATGTTTGAAACAAAGTGACTTTTTAGCGATTCTGACTCTTCAAGCTTTTTATTTACCTGAATTAGCTCTTCGTTAAGGTTTTTTAAATCCTCGAGAGCTTTTTTATTTTCCTCAAATCGCTGCTTAAGTTCAGCCAATAACTCACTGTCGGATAGTTGATTAGTCATGATCTTAGTTTTGTTTAACTATCTAATAACCTGTCATTTAATAATGTAACTAGATCTTTTGAAATATAGTTGGCTTAATCTGTTTTAAAGGAACTTTCATATTCAAAATAGACTCTGAATGCCCAAGAAAAAAATATCCACCTTGATTAATCTTTAGACATATTTTATTAATAACTTTCTCCTGAGTTTCACGATCAAAGTATATTAGTACATTCCTGCAAAAAACTACGTCAAATTTATCTTTCAAATTATAGTAATCGTCCATAAAGTTTAGTCGTTCAAAATGAACCTTGCCTCTTAAATGGGGCGAAATTTTTACAGTTGGACTTATACGTTCTTTACTACGAAGTAGGTATTTTTGTTTTAAAGAATACGGAATACAAGCTACTCTATCCTCTTTATAGATAGCATTTGCTGCTTTCTGAAGAATTTTTGTTGAAATATCTGTTCCCAAAATTGAGAAATCAAAAGTTGGATTCTTTTCTAAGAATTCACATATAACAATTGCAATAGTATAAGGTTCTTCACCGCTAGAACATCCTGCGCTCCAAATTTTGATATTCCTATTAATCTTTAAATTACTTACATACTCCGGAAGAATTGTTGATGTGAGAAAATCAAAATGAGTTGGCTCCCTAAAAAAATCTGTTTTGTTTGTGCTTACCACATCAAGCATGTGGATTATTTCATTATTTGAGCCCTCCTTACTAAAAACATAATTACAATAATCTTTGAAAGAATTAATTCTCAATTCTTTCAATCTTTTCTGAAGTCTACTCTGAAGCATTACCTTTTTAATAGGTGGCATCTTGATACCACTTTCATGGTAAATGAAACTACTCAACCTATTAAAGTCTTCTAGAGTTAGCTCTGCTTTATATATATCATTTAGCAATGGTTCAACCATCTAGGAAATAATTCTTAAAAATGACAATCACTAAAAAAAACTAAAAACTATATTGAACAACAATCAGTAGTCGATAGTTACTCGTTATTTTGGGATTTAAAATTACACCTTTGTTGTTGTTGTCAACAGTGCCATATGCAGAAGCAGTATATTCAAACTCTATGGAAATCTGAAACTTATCTTTTATATAGCTAAACGATGGCGAAAATCGATACATATAATCAATATCCATTCCACGGCTATAATACTTATCCTTTATAAAATTATCAGTTGTCCCAAGGTTTTTAGCATAACCAAAAAATAAACCTAACTGGTATTTTTTACCATAGGTAATATTTCCGAACATGAATAGATGATTTGTCGGTGTATAGGTTTCTTTGCCCGTTAAACTATCAAGGTTACTAACAGCATACCCTCCAAGGAGAAGATGTTCATAAAGGTTTTGACCCAATATCCCTTTTACTTTTACTGCTAATTTTGAAGTTTGATATTTCATATAAAACATACCTGAGTATGAATTTATTTGCTCATTGGTTACATACTTTAGCGTTGGCGTTTTTACTGAAGTCGTAAAAAGCCTTGGTCTCAGGGTTTTATAGTCAAAAGAACCTCCAAAAGTAAATGCACCGCTGTTTAACTGCAAGTTAGTATTTAAATTCGGTTTTAATCCATTCCTTAGATATGTAGATGATGCATCACTTGGCCCCAAGTTCCTGCTATCACTCTGATATACTAGTGATAACGAAAATAATAATCCTTCTGTAAGTTTTTGCTTAAAGGTTAACTGAGGACTACGATTAAAGCTTTGAAAAGGAGCACCTGTATTTAAGCTAATAACTGAAGGAAAAACATCAGTTACAAACATAGGATGCCATGTTAATCCGAATAGCAGTGAACTTTTTTCCCACTGCAACTTGGTATATGCATGACGAAGCCTAATGCTAACTAGTGAGTTAGTTCCTGAAATGTTATTTATTCCAGTAAAATCGCCCTCAAGCACTATTATAGATTTAGCTTTAAAAAGACTAGGCATGGTTACATTTGTCCTAATTCTCGAAGCCATTGCAAGGGCATTTATATTTGGAGCTGCCTGAATATCTACTCCATTTGCATCCAATTCTGGTTTCTTTGGATATAATAGTAATATACCATCAACAGCATCAACAACTTGACGAGAATCATACCAGTAATCGCCTCGAAAAAAGCCACTGAAGTCAATTTTTATTTTTTCAATTTTAACCGAATCAGCTGTATTGGCTAGAACATTCGAACATGAAAAAAAAAGGAGACACAAATAAAAAAAAAATCTTTTCATAAAATTATTTGGACAAATCTTTCTAAACATAATTAATTTACTATCTGAATTTTCCGGGTTAATTCTAATGGGTAGAAAAGAAAATTTTCAAATAACGGGTAAATAGATTCATACATTAAAACTATTCAATTTCAACTATAGCTGTTGAGTCCTCTGTTTCCTTAGTTTGAACTTGAATATTTGTTAACTCATTACTTGAAAATACAGCATCCATATTAAGAATCATAATGAATTTATCATCAATGTTTGCAACCCCTTCAATAAATTCTGATTTATATTTACTTCCAATGCTTGGAGCTGGCATTATCTGGCTATTGTCTAATTCTAATACAGCCTGAACCGAATCAACAAGTGCCCCAACA
Encoded proteins:
- a CDS encoding HAMP domain-containing histidine kinase, which produces MTNQLSDSELLAELKQRFEENKKALEDLKNLNEELIQVNKKLEESESLKSHFVSNITNEIINPFTSILGLSKAILSVDKENWKRVFSMIALIHEEAFSLDFQFRNIFVAAKIEAGDIYPEIFTVDVNNLLDSVLESFKYEAKKKKLIFKVQHQEGPDETKSFVFKTDPEKLKLILSNLTRNAINFSFENNQIDIKIWVAENDLKIYVKDYGIGISKENHAIIFDRFNRLDSGINSINRGHGLGLSVSKALIDMLKGRIEVDSEIEKGACFTIVIPESDARSEGFASDANETFFSDVEEF
- a CDS encoding chemotaxis protein CheR; this translates as MVEPLLNDIYKAELTLEDFNRLSSFIYHESGIKMPPIKKVMLQSRLQKRLKELRINSFKDYCNYVFSKEGSNNEIIHMLDVVSTNKTDFFREPTHFDFLTSTILPEYVSNLKINRNIKIWSAGCSSGEEPYTIAIVICEFLEKNPTFDFSILGTDISTKILQKAANAIYKEDRVACIPYSLKQKYLLRSKERISPTVKISPHLRGKVHFERLNFMDDYYNLKDKFDVVFCRNVLIYFDRETQEKVINKICLKINQGGYFFLGHSESILNMKVPLKQIKPTIFQKI